From Myotis daubentonii chromosome 15, mMyoDau2.1, whole genome shotgun sequence, one genomic window encodes:
- the LOC132217256 gene encoding leukocyte immunoglobulin-like receptor subfamily A member 4, translating into MEPEILLCFLPGALPKPSLRAEPGPLLPRGRPVTFLCSSVVWAQSFLLEKDGRPVHPDQISGPQDGSQRTQATFNIPAVSEDTAGNYTCVYRHVYGWSERSEPLELQVTEEDATPPSGPASRDYTVENSIRLGLAGVVLLILVAILMEAGLSQRSNNMEVSEEFYSFLFAGPLPKPSFFAMPGPVIPWGRPVTLVCQGPAGVHSFYLEKDGRPVYPYEKRASPGGMKGTEARFLFPVASEVTAGSYRCLYEQAPNSWSERSEPLELKVREEDFTSSSGPASRDYTVENSIRMGLAGVVLLILVAILVEAGLSQRRAPQGPQEYTQGSPPERGTPWPQMGAA; encoded by the exons ATGGAGCCTGAGATCCTGCTCTGCTTCCTCCCAGGGGCCCTGCCCAAACCCTCCCTCAGGGCCGAACCTGGCCCTCTGCTCCCCCGGGGACGGCCTGTGACCTTCCTGTGCAGTTCCGTAGTTTGGGCTCAGTCATTCCTCCTGGAGAAGGATGGAAGACCTGTACACCCTGATCAGATAAGTGGGCCTCAAGATGGTTCCCAGAGGACGCAGGCCACATTCAACATCCCCGCGGTGAGTGAAGACACTGCCGGGAATTATACCTGCGTCTATCGACATGTGTATGGCTGGTCTGAGCGCAGTGAGCCCCTGGAGCTGCAGGTGACAGAGGAGGATGCCACACCACCCTCAG gccccgcctcccgggattacactgtggagaacagtatccGCTTGGGCCTGGCGGGCGTGGTCTTGCTGATCCTGGTGGCGATTCTGATGGAAGCTGGGCTCAGCCAGCGCAG TAATAACATGGAGGTGTCAGAAGAGTTTTACAGTTTCCTGTTTGCCG ggcccctgcccaAACCCTCCTTCTTTGCTATGCCAGGCCCTGTGATCCCTTGGGGACGGCCTGTGACACTCGtgtgccagggcccagctggggtTCATTCATTCTACCTGGAGAAGGATGGAAGACCTGTATACCCTTATGAGAAACGTGCATCTCCAGGGGGTATGAAGGGAACAGAGGCCAGATTCCTCTTCCCTGTGGCGAGTGAGGTCACTGCGGGGAGTTACCGCTGCCTCTATGAACAAGCGCCTAATAGCTGGTCTGAGCGCAGTGAGCCCCTGGAGCTGAAGGTGAGAGAGGAGGACTTCACTTCATCCTCAG GGCCCGCCTCCCGGGATTACACGGTGGAGAACAGCATCCGCATGGGCCTGGCGGGCGTGGTCTTGCTGATCCTGGTGGCAATCCTGGTGGAAGCTGGGCTCAGCCAGCGCAGGGCCCCACAGGGACCACAGGAATATACACAAGGGAGCCCCCCAGAGAGAGGGACTCCATGGCCCCAGATGGGAGCTGCCTGA
- the LOC132216501 gene encoding leukocyte immunoglobulin-like receptor subfamily B member 4, producing the protein MYPHLTTLLGLGLCLGQVIHMQEGALPKPSLRAEPGPVVPWKRPVTFVCQGPAEAKVCLLDKDGRRIHNFQDSVPLDGSQETEARFFFPVASEDTAGSYRCLCLTQFGLSERSEPLQLQVTEEDATRSSGPLPKPSFRAEPGPVISQGRPVTFVCQVAAEAKVCHLVKDGRRIHHYQDSVPQGGSQGTEARFLIPVVSEETAGHYRCFCLTQSSSSELSEPLQLQVTEEDDFTPPSGPASRDYTVENSIRLGLAGVVLLILVAILVEAGLSQRRSPQGPQE; encoded by the exons ATGTACCCCCATCTCAccaccctcctgggcctgg GGCTCTGTCTGGGCCAGGTGATCCACATGCAGGAGG GGGCCCTGCCCAAACCCTCCCTCAGGGCTGAACCAGGCCCTGTGGTCCCCTGGAAACGGCCTGTGACCTTCGtgtgccagggcccagctgaggcTAAGGTATGTCTCCTGGACAAGGATGGAAGACGTATACACAATTTTCAGGACAGTGTGCCACTAGATGGCTCACAGGAGACAGAGGCCAGGTTCTTCTTCCCTGTGGCGAGTGAAGACACTGCTGGGAGTTACCGCTGCCTCTGTCTGACCCAGTTCGGCTTGTCTGAGCGCAGTGAgcccctgcagctgcaggtgaCAGAGGAGGATGCCACTCGGTCCTCAG ggcccctgcccaAACCCTCCTTCAGGGCCGAGCCAGGCCCTGTGATCTCCCAGGGACGGCCTGTGACCTTCGTGTGCCAGGTCGCCGCTGAGGCTAAGGTATGCCACCTGGTGAAGGATGGAAGACGTATACACCATTATCAGGACAGTGTGCCTCAAGGTGGCTCACAGGGGACAGAGGCCAGATTCCTCATCCCCGTGGTGAGTGAAGAAACTGCTGGGCATTATCGCTGTTTCTGTCTTACCCAGTCCAGCTCGTCTGAGCTCAGTGAgcccctgcagctgcaggtgaCAGAAGAGGATGACTTCACTCCGCCCTCAG gccccgcctcccgggATTACACGGTGGAGAACAGTATCCGCTTGGGCCTGGCAGGCGTGGTCTTGCTGATCCTGGTGGCGATTCTGGTGGAAGCTGGGCTCAGCCAGCGCAGGTCCCCACAGGGACCACAGGAATAA